From Rhodohalobacter mucosus:
TACTCTTTGTCTTTAAAAAAGGCAGCCAGAATCTGCGCGTAACCGTACGAATCATACGTTTCGTCAGCGTCAGACAAGATGTGTGTGCCTTTGTGAGCTCCCATTGCGAGGGCTTTTCGCAGCGTCTCTTTGGCTTTTTCGGATCCTATCAGAACCACTTCAACCTCTCCGCCGTGTTTTTCCGTTAAAACAAGTGCTTCTTCCACGGCTGAAGCATCATAGGCATTCAAAATGTTACGGTCGGAATCCTGTATAAGATGTCCCTCTTTGATCTGCAGGGGAGCGTTGACGTCGGGTACCTGTTTAATACAAACGTAGAATTTCATGCTTGATGATTTGATTTAGATTCAACGATGAAACCGCTTTTTTGGCATTTCTGAAATATACGAAACGAGAAATAAAAAACTTATCTGCATTCCTGATTGCATCAACAGGAGAGCAACCCCTCTCATTCCGGTCACCGGCAAGCAGATCCGGCGATCAGAACGAATTTCATAGCATGCTTGAATTGAACAGTGGGCTCGTGAATAGGTTCGCAATGTGCTCTTTTGATTCCTCGGTCAGGGCGTAACCCAAAATACTATCAGTAATCAAAATAGTATTTAATTGATAAATAAATTAAAATCAATAATTAGTGTAATTTTACATTTATTATCAAATTAACTTGCAACGAATTGGGGCTACGTTACTCTTGTCTGTAGAGTGATGCCGTCTAGGAGTGAAAAAATGTTGACTTAACCGATAAGCTTTAGTGAAAAAAGTATTAATTGTAGAGGATGATCTGATCATCGCTCTTTCAGCCGAGAAGATGATTCAGCGTCTGGGCCTGGAAGTTCTTAAAGTTGTGGATACCGGTGAAAAAGCGGTTGAAACGGCACTCAACAATAAACCCGATATTATTCTGATGGACATCCGCCTGGCAGGTGAGATGGACGGGGTTGAAGCCGCCTTCAGAATCAGGGAAGAGCTGTCCAAACCGCGAATTATTTTTGTTACTGGAAATGCGGATCCCGGATACCGGACCAAAGCGGAAGGAACCGGCTATGAGGCCTACCTGGTAAAGCCGATACGCCTGGAAGATCTGAGAAAAATCATTGGTTAGAGAGTTTCCCATTTCCG
This genomic window contains:
- a CDS encoding response regulator, with the protein product MKKVLIVEDDLIIALSAEKMIQRLGLEVLKVVDTGEKAVETALNNKPDIILMDIRLAGEMDGVEAAFRIREELSKPRIIFVTGNADPGYRTKAEGTGYEAYLVKPIRLEDLRKIIG